The sequence CCTGCCGTGGGAGCTGCGGCAGCACGGCGGCCCGAACCCGGTCGAGGCGGCCGCGTCGCTGGACCTGACCGTCCGGCAGCCGGCCCTGCACACCGACTTCCCGAAGCTCGCCGACGGGAAGCTCGGCATGCAGTTCTGGTCGGTCTACGTGCCGTGTGAGTTCGAAGGCCACAGCGCCGTGACCGCCGTCCTCGAGCAGATCGAGGTCGTCCACCAGCTCGCCGAGCGCTACCCCGACCGGCTCCGGCTGGTCGACACCGCCGACGAAGCCGAAGCCGCGTTCGCCGACGGCCGGATCGCGTCGCTGCTCGGCGCCGAGGGCGGGCACAGCATCGCCGAGTCGCTCGGCGTGCTGCGGATCCTGCGCCGTCTCGGCGTCCGCTACATGACGCTGACGCACAACTTCAACACCACGTGGGCCGACTCCGGCACCGACGAGCCGGCCCACGGCGGGCTCACCGAGTTCGGCCGCGACGTCGTGCGCGAGATGAACAAGATCGGGATGATGGTCGACCTCTCCCACGTCGCGCCGTCGACGATGCGGGCGGCGATGGAGGTCAGCTCGGTCCCGGTGATCTTCAGCCACTCCTCGTGCATCGCGGTCAACGACCACCCGCGCAACATCCCCGACGACGTCCTGGCCAAGCTGCCCGGCAACGGCGGCGTCGCGATGGTCACCTTCGTGCCGGCGTTCATCTCGCCGAAGGTCGCGGCCTGGGACCAGGAGCTGAAGGCCGCCATGGAGGCCGCGGGCCGGGAGTACCGGAACCTCGCCCAGCGCGGCGAGTTCGTGAAGGAGTGGGACGGCCCGGTCAAGCCGAAGGCCACCGTCGGCGACGTCGTCGCGCACATCGAGCACGCCCGCGAGGTGGCCGGCGTCGACCACATCGGCCTCGGGGGCGACTACGACGGCGTCGGCACGCTGCCCGAGGGGCTGGAGGACACCTCCAAGTACCCGGTGTTGTTCGCCGCGCTGCTCGAGCGCGGGTGGAGCGAAGAAGACTGCGCGAAGCTGGCCGGCAAGAACACCCTCCGCGTCCTCCGGGAGGTTGACGGCTTCGCCCGTTAGGGGGTTTGACACGGCGCTCCCCGCGTGCCGGGCGGACACTGGGCACATGACGCACGCGCGCGGGGACGCGGCCGACCGCCCCACCGGTTCCGCACACCACGACCTGCCCGAGGGCGCACTGGAACCCGCCGAGCTGCGGGCCGGCGACGTCCGGCCCGGCGAGGAGGAGGTCACGCCGGTGCGCCCGGCGCCGGCCAAACCGGCGGGCAAGGCCCGGCCGACGCGGATCAGCGGCACCTGGGTCGCGGTCATCGCCGGCCTGGTCGTGCTGGTCGTGCTGCTGGTCTTCATCCTGCAGAACCTCGACCCGGCGACGGTGCGGTTCTTCGGCGCCGAAGGCAGCCTGCCGCTGGCCATCGCGATGCTGTTCTCGGCTATCGGCGGCGCGGTGCTGGTCGCGCTGATCGGCGGCGCCCGGATCCTGCAGCTGCGGAAGCAGGCCCGGCGCCGCTGACCCGCACTTTCACGTGAAAGTGCCGCCCCCAGGTGGGAGCTTTCACGTGAAAGCTACGGTCAGACGATGATCGAGGTCATCCCGAGGACGACGGCGCAAACGTTTTCGTCGCCGGTCGTGCGGACGCGGGCGAGGTCGGCGGCGTTGCGGGTGCAGAGCCGCCAGAGCGTGTCCAGGTCCGTCGTCACCGTGGCCAGCGGGGTGCGCGACGGCGGTGCGCCGCGGTCCAGGACCCAGCCGTCGCGCTCGCGGCGGGCGTACCACTTGCCGGCGCCGGTGACGGTGTAGCCGACCTGCTTGCCGACGCGCGCGTCGACGTCGCGCAGGGTGTGTGGCAGCGCGCGGACGAACGTGTCGGCGATCGGCTCGGCGTACTCCGCCTCCAGCGGCGTGTGCTCCAGCGCTTCGCGCAGCTGCACGTGGTGGACCCAGAACTCCGAGTAGTCTCGGGCCGCGTCGAGCCAGCGCGGCGCGGGCTCGACGCCGGCCCAGCTCACCGGGTCGCCGTCGGCGTCGAGGTCCAGCTTCGCCCAGTACTCGGTCGTCTGGCCCATGAACTCGTACATCATCGTGAGCAGCACGTCCGTCGAGAGGCGGCGGCACGCGACGACCCACTCCTCGTTGATCCGGTCGATGAAGCGGGGGAAGGACTCACCCGCGCGGGGGGCTTCGGCGGCGTGCCCGTCGCGGCTTCGGGACAGCCGGCCGACCTTGCCGCCCAGCAGGTGGGCGGCGATGTCCTTGACCGTCCAGCCCGCGCACATCGTCGGCCGCGTCCAGTCTTCCTGGGTCAGCGCGCCGAGCAGGGTCATCAGCGCCTGCTCTTCCTTCGAGAAGTACGGGAGGACGTCGATCGGCGGACCCCAGCGCGTCGGACTCATGTGGGCATCCAAACACCTCCATTCGGCCTACCCGCAGGTAGCATCACCCCGTACGCAGAGGGGAGTGGGCTCGTGAACGCAGAGCGACCGAACGGCCGGGGTACCGGTGACGAGGTGGCCGACCTGGCCCGCCGCGCCGGTCAGCTGGCCGGCTGGGCCGCGCGCACCGGGTTCGCGCTCGGGCGCAAGCTCCCCGGGGTGGAGACCGCCGAACGCGGGGTCCGGCAGGTGGAGCGGCAGGTGCTGACCGAGCTGCGCCGCCGGCTCGACCAGGTCGACGACCCGTACCACGCGGCGCTGACCGCGGCGTCGGCGATGAACCGCCCCTCGGTGCCCGGGTCGGTCGAAGCCACCGTGACGATCGTGCCCGCGCGCGACAACGCCGTCGAGCCGCTGCGCGCCGCGATGGCCGAGCTGCTCAACCACTCCATCGGCTTCGGCCGCGACCGCGCCCGCGAATACTTCTACGCGATCATCCTGCGCCAGCTGACGCCGGACGAGGCCCGCATCCTCTCCGCGCTCTCGGACGGCTCGCCGTTCCCCGCGGTCGACGTCGTCGAGCGGACCGGCATCGGCGGCACGGGCCGGGTCGCGCTGCGCAACGCGTCGACGGTCGGCAAGGCGGCCGGGGTGTCGCTGCCCGACCAGGTCCCCGGCTACGTGACGCGGCTGATCGGGCTGGGCCTGGTCGACCTCGACGAAGAGGTGCCGTCGCTGGAGACGCAGTACGAGATCCTGCTGACCGACGAGACCGTGCGCGACGCCGAGAAGCACGTCAAGCGCGCGAAGTACGTCCGGCGGACGATCCACATCTCGCGCCTGGGCGCGCAGTTCTGGCAAGCCTGCGACCCGAGCCTCGGCTGACCGGATGGGGTCGTTCCTCGCCGGCATCGTCGCCGACTTCGCGCAGCACTGGCCCCTCTACGTCTCGATCCCGATCGTCGCCGCGCTGATCGGCTACGGCACCAAGCTCGTCGCGATCCGGATGATGTTCCAGCCGGTGGAGTTCATCGGCGTCAAGCCGTTCCTCGGCTGGCAGGGCATCGTGCCCAAGCGCGCCGCGCGGATGGCGTCCATCGCCTGCGACACGATGACCGAGCAGCTGATCAAGCCGGCCGAGGTCGTCGCGCGGCTGGACGCGTCCCGGATCGCCCAGGAGATCGAGAAACCGCTGCTGGCCGGGGTCGAGGACATCGTCCGCGAGGTGGCGGGCCACTACCAGCCGGGCCTGTGGGAGTCGCTCCCGGTCCGCGTGCAGCGCCTGGTGATCGAGCGCGTCCAGCACGAGTCGCCGCGGATGGTCGCGGCGGTGCTCGACCTGATCAAGTCCGATGTGGACAGTGTGTTCGACCTCAAGGGCATGGTCGTCACCAGCCTGGTCAAGGACAAGCGCCTGCTCAACCGGATCTTCCAGGAGGCGGGCGCGAAGGAGTTCAAGTTCATCGCGCGCTCGGGCCTGGTGTTCGGCGGCGCGATCGGCATCATCCAGATGGTGGCGTGGGTGCTGTTCAAGTTCCCGCCGATCATGCCGATCTTCGGCCTGTTCACCGGCTGGTTCACGGACTGGCTGGCGCTGCGGATGATCTTCTACCCGATCGAGCCGCGTCGGTACTTCGGCGTCCAGTGGCAGGGGTTGTTCCTGAAGCGGCGCGCGGAGGTCGCGGAGGCCTACGGGTCGTTGATCGCGAAGGAGATCATCACCCCGCACAACGTCATCGAGGCCATCCTGCACGGGCCGCTGTCGGACCGCGTGCTGGCGCTGATCCAGCGCCAGCTCGACCGCGAACTCGGGAGCGTCGCGAAGCCGCTGCTGGTGTTCGCGGTGGGGAGCCGCAAGTACCAGGACATGAAGCTGTCGATCGCTTCGCAGATCATGTCCCGGCTCCCGGAGACGATGCGCTACATCGAGGACTACGCGACGGACGCGATGGACATCCGGAACGTGCTGGTCTCGAAGATGAAGCAGCTGTCCCCGAAGGAGTTCGAGCGCTTGCTGCGGCCGGCTTTCGAGCAGGACGAATGGATCCTGATCGCGACGGGCGCCGTGCTGGGGTTCGCGGTCGGTGAGGCCCAGGTCCTGCTGCTGGAGCACCTGGCGGCTTAGCCGACGTCGTAGGCTCGACGCGCTGCGGCGACCTTCGCCCGGTGCTTCGCCGCCCAGGCCGACAGCGCGTGCAACGGCTCGTCCAGCTCCGCCGCGTGGGGCGTCATCGTGTACTCCACCCGGGGCGGGACCTCCGGGTACACCTTCCGCGTCACCAGTCCGTTGCGCTCCAACCCTCGCAGCGTCAGCGACAGCATCCGCCGGGAGACGCCCTCCAGCGCGCGCTCCAGTTCGCTGAACCGCCGGGCGCCGTCGCCCAGCTGGACCAGGACCCGGATCGCCCACTTGTCGCCCACCAGGTCCAGGACTTCGCGCAGGGAGCACATCTCCGCCGGAAGAACTTCGCCGTTGTCCATCGCTGTGACCTCGTTCGTAACAGGAATGTGCCGTCGTACCAGGAAAGTGCCGTCTTCCTGCGGGAACGCCGGCGGTCCACGATCGATTCCGGCAAGCACCGGAAAGGAACGTGGAATGACGAAGACAGTGCGGTTCGCCGTCGAAGGCGGGCCGGAAGTGCTGGAGCTCGTGGACGTCGAGCTCGGCGACCCCGAGGCCGGGGAACTGCGGCTGCGGGTGGAGGCGATCGGGCTCAACCGGGCCGAGGCGATGTTCCGCTCCGGCACCTACTTCGAGCGCCCCGGCGCGTTTCCCGCGAAGCTCGGGTACTCCGCGTCCGGGATCGTGGAAGCCGTCGGAGAAGGGGTCACCGAGTTCGCGGCCGGCGACGCCGTGAGCACCGTCGCGGGCTTCTCGATGCGGGACTACGGCGTCTACGGCGAGGCGGCCATCGTGCCGGCGTCCGCCGTGCTGCGCCGCCCGGAAGGTCTCGACGCCACCGAAACCGTCGCGTTGTGGGGACCTTTCCTCACCGCGTACGGCGCCATCGTCGACGAAGGGAACGTCCGGCCCGGGGACTTCGTGCTGATCACCGCCGCTTCGAGCAGTGTGGGGCTGGCGACCATCGACGTCGTCAACCACATCGGCGCCAT is a genomic window of Amycolatopsis lexingtonensis containing:
- a CDS encoding Abi-alpha family protein, with the protein product MNAERPNGRGTGDEVADLARRAGQLAGWAARTGFALGRKLPGVETAERGVRQVERQVLTELRRRLDQVDDPYHAALTAASAMNRPSVPGSVEATVTIVPARDNAVEPLRAAMAELLNHSIGFGRDRAREYFYAIILRQLTPDEARILSALSDGSPFPAVDVVERTGIGGTGRVALRNASTVGKAAGVSLPDQVPGYVTRLIGLGLVDLDEEVPSLETQYEILLTDETVRDAEKHVKRAKYVRRTIHISRLGAQFWQACDPSLG
- a CDS encoding dipeptidase; this translates as MTNEALQRAGKLLDAAILADGHNDLPWELRQHGGPNPVEAAASLDLTVRQPALHTDFPKLADGKLGMQFWSVYVPCEFEGHSAVTAVLEQIEVVHQLAERYPDRLRLVDTADEAEAAFADGRIASLLGAEGGHSIAESLGVLRILRRLGVRYMTLTHNFNTTWADSGTDEPAHGGLTEFGRDVVREMNKIGMMVDLSHVAPSTMRAAMEVSSVPVIFSHSSCIAVNDHPRNIPDDVLAKLPGNGGVAMVTFVPAFISPKVAAWDQELKAAMEAAGREYRNLAQRGEFVKEWDGPVKPKATVGDVVAHIEHAREVAGVDHIGLGGDYDGVGTLPEGLEDTSKYPVLFAALLERGWSEEDCAKLAGKNTLRVLREVDGFAR
- a CDS encoding DUF445 domain-containing protein; this encodes MGSFLAGIVADFAQHWPLYVSIPIVAALIGYGTKLVAIRMMFQPVEFIGVKPFLGWQGIVPKRAARMASIACDTMTEQLIKPAEVVARLDASRIAQEIEKPLLAGVEDIVREVAGHYQPGLWESLPVRVQRLVIERVQHESPRMVAAVLDLIKSDVDSVFDLKGMVVTSLVKDKRLLNRIFQEAGAKEFKFIARSGLVFGGAIGIIQMVAWVLFKFPPIMPIFGLFTGWFTDWLALRMIFYPIEPRRYFGVQWQGLFLKRRAEVAEAYGSLIAKEIITPHNVIEAILHGPLSDRVLALIQRQLDRELGSVAKPLLVFAVGSRKYQDMKLSIASQIMSRLPETMRYIEDYATDAMDIRNVLVSKMKQLSPKEFERLLRPAFEQDEWILIATGAVLGFAVGEAQVLLLEHLAA
- a CDS encoding maleylpyruvate isomerase family mycothiol-dependent enzyme, whose amino-acid sequence is MSPTRWGPPIDVLPYFSKEEQALMTLLGALTQEDWTRPTMCAGWTVKDIAAHLLGGKVGRLSRSRDGHAAEAPRAGESFPRFIDRINEEWVVACRRLSTDVLLTMMYEFMGQTTEYWAKLDLDADGDPVSWAGVEPAPRWLDAARDYSEFWVHHVQLREALEHTPLEAEYAEPIADTFVRALPHTLRDVDARVGKQVGYTVTGAGKWYARRERDGWVLDRGAPPSRTPLATVTTDLDTLWRLCTRNAADLARVRTTGDENVCAVVLGMTSIIV
- a CDS encoding winged helix-turn-helix transcriptional regulator yields the protein MDNGEVLPAEMCSLREVLDLVGDKWAIRVLVQLGDGARRFSELERALEGVSRRMLSLTLRGLERNGLVTRKVYPEVPPRVEYTMTPHAAELDEPLHALSAWAAKHRAKVAAARRAYDVG
- a CDS encoding zinc-dependent alcohol dehydrogenase family protein; this translates as MTKTVRFAVEGGPEVLELVDVELGDPEAGELRLRVEAIGLNRAEAMFRSGTYFERPGAFPAKLGYSASGIVEAVGEGVTEFAAGDAVSTVAGFSMRDYGVYGEAAIVPASAVLRRPEGLDATETVALWGPFLTAYGAIVDEGNVRPGDFVLITAASSSVGLATIDVVNHIGAIPIAATRTAAKKQRLLDAGAAHVIVTDDEDITGRTLEITGQRGAEFVFDAIAGDGVRKLAAATAKGGTLVVYGALDTKETPFPLWFVPTMRLFNAFDLTLDPGRLARAEHFIRAGVRAGTFRPRVDRAFDLADIAAAHRYLEANGQFGKVVVGVGG
- a CDS encoding LapA family protein; protein product: MTHARGDAADRPTGSAHHDLPEGALEPAELRAGDVRPGEEEVTPVRPAPAKPAGKARPTRISGTWVAVIAGLVVLVVLLVFILQNLDPATVRFFGAEGSLPLAIAMLFSAIGGAVLVALIGGARILQLRKQARRR